From a region of the Sesamum indicum cultivar Zhongzhi No. 13 linkage group LG3, S_indicum_v1.0, whole genome shotgun sequence genome:
- the LOC105157042 gene encoding gibberellin-regulated protein 4-like has protein sequence MSMANKLTALILLLAFIAISTLTSTVAAQYHLDRNRYGPGSLKIYQCPSECARRCKQTQYKKACLTFCNKCCNKCLCVPPGYYGNKAVCPCYNNWKTKEGGPKCP, from the exons ATGTCGATGGCTAATAAGCTCACTGCTCTCATTCTGCTTCTGGCATTCATCGCCATCTCCACTCTCACCTCCACTGTGGCTGCTCAATACCACCTTGACAGG AATCGGTATGGTCCAGGCAGCCTGAAGATCTACC AATGCCCGTCGGAGTGTGCGAGAAGGTGCAAGCAAACACAGTACAAGAAGGCGTGTTTGACGTTCTGCAACAAATGCTGCAACAAGTGCCTGTGCGTTCCCCCTGGCTACTACGGCAACAAAGCCGTCTGCCCTTGCTACAACAACTGGAAGACTAAGGAAGGAGGGCCAAAATGCCCTTGA
- the LOC105157043 gene encoding probable arabinosyltransferase ARAD1 has protein sequence MSLISEKSIFPSRLLSCLIAFSTMLLISSGLSLLEFDESYFFPKTVLEFVLVNDTSISPSANAKADSQESPIKSLAYADGTLEKQDGTVEKQGAAVKSRAFANETSDKQHIAAQQVVLPPPDPKKIVLPPTDPKETKDEPAKYRKRLCDKSQALLKVYMYDLPPEFHFGLLGWKGSGNQTWPDVSEPKNIPSYPGALNLQHSVEYWLTLDLLASNTENVVRPCTAVRVQDSSKADVVFVPFFSSLSYNRRSKRRGKQKGGDDRVLQEKLVQFLKRTKEWKRSHGRDHLILAHHPNSMLTARKKLGSCMLVLSDFGRYPTHIANVEKDVIAPYKHMVRTIPAANSPTFNDRPTLIYFQGAIYRKDGGVIRQELYYLLKNEKDVHFKFGSIQANGLREASRGMASSKFCLNIAGDTPSSNRLFDAIASHCVPVIISDEIELPYEDVLDYSKFCVFVRASDAVRKGYLVNLLRGIKQEEWTAMWEKLKKITGRFEYQFPSQPNDAVDMIWQTVSRKKTTTLLNVHRKNRYSRSSLGKD, from the exons ATGTCTTTGATTTCGGAGAAGAGTATATTTCCCTCAAGGCTTCTCTCTTGTCTGATAGCATTTTCGACAATGCTTTTGATTTCCTCCGGGTTGTCCCTTCTAGAGTTTGATGAGAGTTATTTCTTTCCTAAGACGGTTCTTGAGTTCGTTCTTGTGAATGATACATCGATCAGCCCGTCAGCAAATGCCAAAGCTGATTCACAAGAAAGTCCCATTAAGAGTTTGGCTTATGCTGACGGAACTTTAGAGAAACAAGATGGAACTGTAGAGAAACAAGGCGCCGCGGTTAAAAGTCGAGCTTTTGCTAACGAAACTTCAGATAAACAACACATTGCAGCTCAACAGGTCGTTTTGCCACCTCCTGACCCCAAAAAGATCGTTTTGCCACCTACGGACCCCAAAGAGACTAAGGATGAACCAgcaaaatataggaaaaggTTATGTGACAAATCGCAAGCTCTTCTtaaagtatatatgtatgaccTGCCGCCTGAGTTTCACTTTGGGTTGTTAGGTTGGAAGGGAAGCGGAAATCAAACATGGCCTGATGTAAGTGAACCGAAGAATATACCATCGTATCCCGGTGCGCTCAATTTACAGCACAGTGTTGAATACTGGCTCACTCTCGATCTTTTGGCATCAAATACTGAAAACGTAGTTCGGCCATGCACTGCAGTCAGAGTACAAGATTCGAGCAAAGCGGATGTAGTATTTGTACCGTTTTTCTCATCTCTAAGTTACAACCGGCGTTCTAAGCGCCGTGGGAAGCAAAAAGGTGGTGATGACAGAGTGCTGCAGGAAAAATTGGTGCAGTTTTTGAAACGAACGAAAGAGTGGAAAAGATCGCATGGGAGAGATCATTTGATTCTAGCCCACCACCCCAACAGCATGTTAACAGCAAGGAAAAAGCTCGGTTCTTGCATGTTAGTGCTTTCAGACTTTGGGAGATACCCGACTCATATAGCCAACGTGGAGAAGGATGTAATTGCTCCTTACAAGCATATGGTCAGGACGATTCCAGCTGCTAACTCACCCACCTTTAATGATCGGCCAACATTGATTTATTTCCAGGGAGCAATTTATCGGAAAGAT GGTGGAGTGATCCGTCAAGAACTATACTACCTTCTCAAGAATGAGAAAGACGTCCATTTCAAATTCGGGAGCATCCAAGCAAACGGGTTAAGAGAAGCAAGCAGAGGGATGGCCTCATCAAAATTCTGCCTAAACATTGCCGGAGACACCCCCTCATCTAACCGCCTCTTTGATGCCATTGCTAGCCATTGTGTTCCCGTAATAATCAGTGACGAGATCGAGCTGCCATACGAAGATGTTCTCGACTACTCAAAATTCTGCGTATTTGTTCGTGCATCAGACGCCGTGAGAAAGGGCTACCTTGTGAATCTTCTAAGGGGCATCAAACAAGAGGAATGGACAGCAATGTGGGAGAAGTTGAAGAAGATCACCGGACGCTTTGAGTACCAGTTTCCGTCCCAACCTAACGATGCTGTGGACATGATTTGGCAGACAGTTTCACGCAAGAAAACGACTACGCTGTTGAACGTTCATCGGAAGAACAGATACAGCAGATCGAGTCTCGGTAAGGACTAA